A window from Montipora capricornis isolate CH-2021 chromosome 7, ASM3666992v2, whole genome shotgun sequence encodes these proteins:
- the LOC138055409 gene encoding ATP-dependent DNA helicase RecQ-like, with protein sequence MKDQVSRLTSLGIGAVSLAELTDQQSVAVQNGEFSVVFASPELWLGDHKWRKMVTTETYRNAVRAVAVDEAHVICHWGQSKSQKHAAFRVWFSWLHELRSLLPEILFIALTATATSDTRMAIFESLLFIDPHMVIESPNKDNISYLVHYMKKNSSLSDYFRWIADEVIEQGIGATRTVIYCQTIKQCAVVYTTLKMLLGEHI encoded by the exons ATGAAAGATCAAGTAAGTCGCCTTACCTCCTTGGGAATCGGAGCGGTATCTTTGGCCGAATTAACAGATCAGCAATCAGTAGCGGTTCAGAATGGAGAATTTTCAGTTGTGTTTGCATCACCAGAATTATGGCTTGGTGATCACAAGTGGAGGAAAATGGTGACAACTGAAACGTACAGGAACGCCGTGAGAGCTGTGGCTGTTGATGAAGCCCACGTAATTTGTCACTG GGGGCAGTCCAAAAGCCAGAAACATGCAGCTTTTAGAGTGTGGTTTTCATGGTTGCATGAATTGAGATCCCTGTTACCAGAGATTCTTTTTATCGCCCTTACAGCAACGGCTACCAGTGACACCAGGATGGCCATATTTGAATCTTTGCTGTTTATTGATCCACATATGGTCATTGAAAGTCCTAATAAGGAtaatatttcatatcttgtccaCTACATGAAGAAAAATAGCAGCCTGTCTGACTATTTTCGTTGGATTGCTGATGAGGTGATTGAACAGGGTATAGGAGCAACAAGGACAGTTATCTATTGCCAAACAATCAAGCAGTGTGCTGTAGTTTATACCACTTTAAAGATGTTGCTCGGTGAACacatataa